The following proteins are encoded in a genomic region of Montipora foliosa isolate CH-2021 chromosome 10, ASM3666993v2, whole genome shotgun sequence:
- the LOC137973697 gene encoding DNA polymerase epsilon subunit 4-like, which produces MAETEEQNGESVEVNLQNEETAMGRLTQFPQTRVRNMMKIDPDLHLANRESVFLLTKAAELFVEYFVKEAYKRTVLGKRKTIQKRDLDATIDENDEMAFLDGTLD; this is translated from the exons ATGGCGGAAACGGAGGAGCAAAATGGAGAATCTGTAGAAGTAAATTTACAAAATGAAGAAACCGCAATGGGGAGATTAACTCAATTCCCACAAACTAGAGTTCGTAATATGATGAAGATAGATCCTGATCTGCATTTGGCCAACAGAGAGTCTGTTTTCCTTCTTACAAAGGCTGCG GAGTTGTTTGTCGAATATTTTGTGAAGGAAGCATACAAAAGGACAGTATTAGGAAAACGAAAAACTATACAGAAAAGAGATTTGG ATGCAACCAttgatgaaaatgatgaaatggcttttttggaTG GTACCTTGGACTAA